GCCTGAACCCTACCACGGGTGCTGAACTTGGCTCGACGCTGGGCGAAGCCAATCAGATCTCGGATAAACCCCGCTCGTAACCGCCTCTCGCGTCAGTCAAACTGCTGACTGACGCGATATCCCCCTCTCCTAAATGCGACCGCACTGGCTTAACGCGGGCTGCGCGCTGACTGATTAGTGAAATTCCGGTTCAGGAAAATGGCCGCAGTCGTTCTGACTGGCGGTGGTGCCAGGCTGACAGGTCTGCTGCCGCGTTTCCGCGGAAGGTACCGGTTTTTCCGGCGCCATGGGACCTGACCGACAGGCGCTAAGCAGAGTGATAAACAGGGCAAAGGCAACAAAACGCATATCCGCTCCTTGTGATGATAAAAAGTAAGCAAACAAACGTCGTTGGTCATCAGCGTGACCAGAGGCGTAGTGATAAGTGTAGCTGGCGGCAGGAAAAGGTCGAAAAATCAGCATGAAGCCGCATGGCGGCTTACGGGATCAGAACAGGGCGAACATCAGGGCGACGGGAAAGCTCATCGGCCAGGTAGCGCCGACCAGAAAGGCGCTTAACGCCCGAATCGACAGCTTATCCTTTGCGATAAAAAAGGTGATAAGCGTGGCGATCGAAGCCATAACCGCATAGAACACCAGCATATGTTGATAGAGGCTCATCATTACTCCGCATCGTTATAGTGGTTTTGCTGCGCACTATGCGGAAAATAGTGATCCAGATCAAGTAAAAAGCCTTATCGGAAATTAAAGAAATTGATTTGGCTTCGGAGAAGCAGTGGATGCCAGCGATTTCAGGCTGAAATTGAGCTGAGAAAACGCGCCGAATCCTTCTGGCGCGGGGGCTGCACGCGCAGAAGCGCGTGGCGAAGTCAGTTTAGTCAGAGAAAGCGCTGTTCAATATCGCGCCAGCTGTCGACGCGGGCGTAGCCGGTTTCCTGCTGGTTTTGCGCCGTGCTGAACAGGACGCCTTCCCCTGTGAACTGGGCGAGGTTTTGCGGACGGGTATCGATCAGATAGTCCGCGTTGAGAATGCCTTTGCTGCTGCAGCAAATGATATTCATCGGGCTGATAAACGGAAAATTGGCTTTCAGCCATTCGAGTTTTGCCGCCAGCGAGCGTGGGAACTCCACCGCCGCGGTGGTGATAAAAATTTCATACTCCTGTGAAAGACGTTCAATCACGCGCTGCGCGTCAGGCAATGGAGGCAGGCCGACGTAAAAACTCTCTTCGCCGATCAGCTCTTCAATCTCCTGAAACAGCGCCGGGCGCGACTGCTGTGGTTTTGCTGCATCCAGTGGACCTGTCTGCGCCTCAGGTGAGGCAGCGTCAGGGCTTAATTTGTGGTTCAAGTCGATAATGACTTCATCCATCTCAATGGCGATACGTTTCATGGTTTCCCCTGGTTAATCTTGATGCCAGACGGGCTAGGATATCAGCCGCACGGCTCCGCTTGTAGTCTAAGATAAACGCCAGACAAACAGGCCAGTAAAACAGCAATTGAAGCGGGTAAATTCGACAATGTCTGTGAGGTGCGCCAGAAGAGGAAAAAAGAGGGGAGAATGCCGCCCAAAAGGCGGCATGCGGCTTAACCTTGCCGATAGAGCGCCTTAATATCCTCCAGCGTTGCTTCGCGCGGGTTGCCGCCGGTGCAGACATCGTCCAGCGCCGCCTGGGCCAGCGCCGGAATATCATCGGGGTTCAGGCCGACGTCACGCAGCGAGGCCGGAATGCCGACGTCGCGGCAGAGCTGTTTTACCGCCTCGACCGCCGCCTGGCGCGCCTCTGCCAGCGACAGGGTGTCGGTTTTTACCCCCATCGCGCGCGCGATAGCGCGATATTTCTCACCGGTGTAGTCTGCATTCCACGCCATGACCCTGGGCAGCAGGATCGCATTGGCAACGCCGTGCGGCACGTTATAAAAGGCCCCTAACGGATGTGCCATGCCGTGTACCAGGCCCAGCCCGACATTGGAAAATCCCATGCCCGCGACGTACTGACCCAGCGCCATCTGTTCCAGCGCCTGCATATCGCCCTCTACCGCATCGCGCAGTGACTGGCTGATAATCTCAATCGCGTCAAGATGCAGCATATCGGTTAGTTTCCATGCGCCACGCGTTACATAACCCTCAATGGCGTGCGTCAGCGCGTCGATACCGGTCGCGGCTTTCAGCGACGGCGGCATGCTGGCCATCATCTCTGCATCAACGATCGCCACCCTGGGAATATCATGCGGATCGATGCAGACGAATTTACGACGTTTCTCTTCATCGGTAATAACGTAGTTAATGGTGACTTCCGCCGCGGTGCCGGCGGTGGTGGGTATCGCGATCAGCGTGACGCAGGGATTACGCGTTGGGGCAAAGCCCTCAAGGCTGCGCACGTCCGCGAACTCGGGGTTGTTGATAATAATGCCGATCGCTTTGCTGGTATCCTGCGGTGAGCCGCCGCCGATGGCAATAAGATAGTCCGCCTCCGCCCGCTTAAATATCTCGACGCCGCGCTGCACCACGGCGATGGTGGGATTTGGCACTACCTCGTCATAGAGCGCCCAGTGAAGCTGATGCGCATCCATCAGATCGGTTACGCGCTTCACCGCGCCAGCGGCGACCAGCGCTTTATCGCTCACGATCAGCGCCTTCGCCAGGCCGCGTCGCCTGACCTCATCAGGCAGGTTGCGGATCGCGCCTGCACCAAAAAAAGCAGTCTCATTCAAAATCATTCGCTGGGTCATTTTCCCCTCCTTGCTTAACAACATTCCCTCTACCTTCCTGCTTAACCGCCCAGGGGATCTGTTGAAATCGTCACATTCCTGACGGAGAACAATTGATAAAAATCAATAGATTAGATGTTGCCTGCCGTCGACGCCTTTTTTCCAGAGGCGGGTAAAGCCATTCCTGCCAGGCAACTTTCTCATCCTCTGTTAGCCTCAATGGGAGTATTAAGGTTTTAACCAACGGAGGAAATGATGGCGAAACCGCAAAATCACGGCTGGAAACTGGCCTCGCGCCCGCACGGTAAACCGGTACAGGAGAACTTCGAGTTCGGCGAAATCCCCCTGCCTCCGCTGGAAGAGGGCGATCTGCTGCTGCGTACCATCTACCTGTCGCTCGATCCCTATATGCGCGGCCGGATGAGCGACGCGAAATCCTATGCTGAACCGGTGAAGCTGGGCGACGTCATGGTGGGCGGCACCGTCAGCCGCGTCGTCGAGTCGCGCCATGCCGATTTCCAGGCCGGCGACTGGGTGCTGTCAGGCGGCGGCTGGCAGGCCTATTCGGTCGCGCCCGCATCCGAGGTGAGGAAGCTGGGCAACGATCTGGCTAACCCCTCCTGGGCGCTGGGCGTTCTGGGCATGCCGGGCTTTACCGCCTATATGGGTCTGCTTGATATCGGCGAGCCGCAGCCTGGCGAAACCCTGGTGGTGGCGGCGGCGACCGGGCCGGTGGGCGCGACGGTAGGGCAGATCGGCAAGAAGAAAGGCTGCCGCGTGGTCGGCATCGCGGGCGGCGAAGAGAAATGCCGCCATGCCGTTGAGGTGCTGGGGTTCGACCTCTGTCTGGATCACCATCAGGATGACCTGGCGGCGCAGCTGGAACAGGCCTGCCCGGACGGCATTGATATCTATTATGAAAACGTCGGCGGTAAGGTGTTCGATGCGGTGCTGCCGCTGCTGAATACCAAAGCGCGTATTCCGGTATGCGGACTGGTTTCCGGCTACAGCGCAACCGATCTGCCGGACGGCCCGGATCGCCTGTCGCTGCTGATGGGCGATATTCTGAAGAAGCGCCTGCGCGTGCAGGGCTTTATCATTTTCGATGATTATGGCCATCGCTACGGCGAATTCCTTGAGGCGATGGAGCCCTGGGTTGAGAAGGGTGAAATCCGCTATCGCGAGCATATCATTGACGGATTACAGAATGCGCCGGCGGCGTTTTTTGACATGCTGGAGGGGAAAAACTTCGGCAAAACCGTGGTGCGCGTGGCGCAGGACGAAGAGTAAGAATTCTGGTCCCGCCCACAGGCGGGACCCTTTTTTTATGCCGGGATCAGCTTTTCCTGCTTCAGACGATCGAACAGCGCGAAGAGATCGTCGCGCGTGCTGTGATAGCCGATAAAACCCGCCTTGCGACTTTTGCTCATATCGGTAAAGACCTCCATCGGGCGGCCCAGATCGGCGTCGGTATGCCACCAGGAGACCAGGCGGTTAATATCCGCCTCGCGCAGCTGATAGTGCTGCGCCACCGCTTTCCACTGCGCTTCCGCATCATCCATGCGCGTCTCCAACGGCTGCGTTTCATCCGGCATCGGCTGCGCCTCTATGCCAAAGTAGCTGGCAATCTCGCCCCACATCCACTTCCAGCGGAATACGTCGCCGTTGACGGTGTTGAAGTCTTCATTCTGCGCGCCAGGGGCGCTGGTGGCCCACTCCAGCTGCTCCGCCACCAGCGATGCGCTGCTCATGTCGGTCACGCCGTGCCACTGCGCGGCCGAGCCGGGGAAGATAAACGGCAGATTGTGGAACTTGCACAGGGAGGCGTAGACCGCCAGCGTCTGTCCCATATTCATCGCGTTGCCCAGCGCAAAACCGATGATGGTGTGCGGGCGATGGACGCTCCAGCGATAGCCATATTTTTCCGCGCCGGCGAAGAGTTCATCTTCCTGCGCGTAGTAGAAGTTATCGACCGGCTGACGACCCTGCTCTTCACGGAACGGCGTCATCGGCACCGCGCCTTTACCGTAGGCGTCAAACGGACCGAGATAGTGTTTCAGGCCGGTTACCAGCGCAACATGGCTGCCGTTAAGACGCTCACCCAGCGCCTCTATCACGTTGCGCACCATTCCGCCGTTGACGCGAATATTCTCTTTTTCCGTTTCCTGGCGCGCCCAGACGCTGAAGAAAAGCGCGTCAGGCTGGAGATCTTTCAGCGCCTCTTTGACCGACTCCGGCGAGGTCAAATCGGCGGTAAGGGCATGGCAGCCCTCCGGCACCGGCGTGCGTCCGCGCGACAGTCCATAGACTTCCCAGCCGTCCGCCAGCAGACGCTCCGCCGTCGCGGTGCCGATTACGCCGCTGATCCCGGCGATAAGTGCTCTCTTTGACATGCTTTCTCCCTTGGGTCTTACAACAAGACAAAAGGGGAGTGTAGACCGGGATCGGCAGTTAAGCCTGGCATGGCGCCGCTATTCTTCCCTTATCCATACCAGCCATACCCTTTTGGCTCGCGTGAAAAACCGGCGCGGCGCAGGGCGTCGATCAGTGGCGACTGGCCTGCGGGCTTGCCGTCAATGACCTCCAGCGTAAAGCCAGAGGCTCTCTCCCGACGTAGCGCAACCGCCAGGGCGGCAACCGCCGCCGCGTGCCAGCCTGGCTCGCCATAGCTCAGCAGCTCTTTACCGCCCTGCGCCAGATAAAGCGCCAGCTGCCCGTGACAGATCACCACCAGCGCACCGCTGCGCCGAACCGGACGGGTGGCGGCGCTATGCGCTGGCCAGCGCAGCGTAACGCCAAAGGGAGAGGCGGGATCGACGGCGGAGATCGCCACCGCCAGCGGCTCGCGTGCGCTGCGCTCGGCGATAATGCGCAGCCGTTCAATCGTGGCGTTCTCTGCAAACTGCGCGCCGCCCAGCCCGGCGACAAAGCGGCCGCGCAGCACCCGTCCGGCATCCTCCAGTCCGCGCATCACCGGCTGCAGCGCCGGAAAACCGCCCGGCACCTGCTCCGCCATTGCCGCGCCGCGCGTTACTACTCCCCAGCGGTCGAGCATATTCTCGGCAATCGCCAGCGCGAGCTGAGCCGGCGGCGCGGCGGCACGCGAAAGGCGCGACCAGCGTCCAGGCAGGGCAGGCGTAGCGGGGCGGCCCAGCGGCAGGCTAATGCGGCCGCGCCGCGTGCGCAGCGAACGGGTCGGTTTTGCCCGCGCGCTGTTCGCCATGCCGGTGAGCTGGCGCAGCGCCGCCCAGGTATCGGAGGTGACATAGCCGGCCCACGCCAGCTCCCACAGCGCGCTCTGGATCTGCGCCTCATCGACGGGCTGCCCGACGGCGACCGCGGCGGCAATCTGGTGCGCGAACCATGCGCCGCCCTCATCCAGCCGTGCCAGAATAGCCTCATGCAGCGGCGTCAGGCGCAGCGCGTCGTTGCTCTGTGGCAGCGGCAGCAGAGTTTCCGCCGCGAACTCGCGCAGGTGCAGCGAGACCAGGCCGTCGTTATGGCCGAGCGAACGTTCGCCCACCCAGATCACCTCGCCGGCTGAAAGCAGCTCGTCCAGCATCGCGGGCTGATAGTCGCGCACGCGCGGCGGCAGGATCTGCGACTGCCAGACTGAAGCGGGCAGCGCCAGTCCGGCCAGCTGCTCCACCACGCGCGCGACGCCGTTCACCCCTTCGTAACTCCCCTGCGCGACAGGCGACTGCGGCGTTTCGCCGGTTAACCCCTGCCGTTCCAGCAGCAGCGATACCCATGCTTCCGGCGGCACGGGACGCGTCGCCTCGCGCGCCGCCTGCAGAGAGCGAATGCGCAGGCGTTTAAAAACCTCTTCGGCCACCCACTGGTCGCCCCAGCCAGCGGCCTCCTGCTCAACGTGCAGGCCAAAATCGCCCTTAAGCAGTTTGCCCTGCGCCCGCATGCGCTCCAGCGTGTCGCTGACCACCGCCGGGCCGAGCCCGAAATGACGGGCCAGCTCACCGGTAGTAAAGGGAGTATGGGTACGGGCGTAGCGGCCGATCAGATCGCGCAGCGGATCGGCCACCGGCTGTAAAAAAACGGCGGGAATATCTGGCGGCAGCGTGACCCCCAGCGCGTCACGCAGACGCGCGGCATCTTCAATCGCCGCCCAGCGCGGTTCCCCGGCAATGGTCACGCCGATAGCGCGGTGCGCCTCCGTCAGCTCAGCGATCGCCCGCCCGGACCCGTCGCCCTCTACGCGCGCGGTCAGCGCCGCTGCGCTCAGCGGCCCCAGCTCGCGCAGCAGATCGGCGACGCCCTCTTTGTCGCTGGCTTTATAGCGCGCGGCGAGGCGCTGCAGCTCTTGCGCTACCTGCGCCGTCACCCCGGCGTCCAGCAGCTCGCGCATATCGACCTGGCCGAGCAGTTCGCTCAGCAGACCGCTGTCGAGCGCCAGCAGCGAGGCGCGCCGTTCCGCCAGCGGCGCATCGGTGGCGTAGATAAATTCCGCTACGTAACCGAACAGCAGCGGGGCGGCGAAAGGCGACGGCGCCTCGGTGGTCACCTCGGCAAACTGCACGCTGCCGTTCTGAATGCGCGTCATCAGCTGATGCAGCGCAGGCAGATCGTACACATCCTGCAGGCACTCGCGCGCCGTCTCAATCAATACGGGGAAGTCGGCATAGTCGCGCGCCACCGCCAGCAGCTCTCCGGCGCGCAGCCGCTGCTGCCACAGCGGCGATCGCTTGCCGGGATTGCGGCGCGGCAGCAGCAGGGCGCGCGCCGCGCATTCGCGAAAGCGCGCGGCAAACAGCGCTGAATGCCCGATGGCTTCGGCGACCACGCGCTGCAGGGCATCGGCGTCGAACTGAAACAGCTCGGCACCCGGCACGCGTCCCTCCATATCGGGAAAGCGCGCGACGATGCCGTCATCGCTCGCCACGATAGCGGGATCCAGCCCCATCCTGCGACGTATGCGCTCCGCGACCGCCAGCGCCCAGGGCGCATGTACGCGCTGGCCCCACGGCGAATGGAGGATCACGCGCCAGTCGCCGGTTTCATCGCGGCAGCGCTCAATCAGCAGGGTGGTGTCGGTTGGCAGCAGCCCGGTCGCCTCGCGCTGCTCCGCAACAAGCGCCTGAAGATTGTGCTGCGCGCTGGCGTCGAGCCCCGCTATTTGACGAACCTCGCCGGCTGTTTGCTCTGCCTCCAGCGTGCGCAGAAAGCGGCCGATGCTTTCGCCCAGCAGCGCCGATCGCCCCAGCCCGTCGCCGCGCCAGAAGGGAAGGCGCGCCGAGCGGCCAGGGGCGGGCACCACCACGACCTGATCGTGGGTGATCTGCTGGATGCGCCAGGAGGTGGCGCCGAGCGTGATAATGTCGTTTATCCGCGATTCATAGACCATCTCTTCATCCAGCTCGCCCACCCGGCGCGATCCCGCCTGCTCTTCGCCCTCCGGCAGCATCACGCTGAAGGCGCCGCGATCGGGAATGGTGCCGCCGCTGGTCACGGCGAGATGCTGCGCGCCAGGGCGGGGGGAGAGCAGATTTGCTTCCCGATCCCATATCAGGCGCGGGCGAAACTGAGCAAACTCGTCAGAGGGGTATTTGCCTGCCAGCATATCCAGCGTGGCGTCAAACAGGCTGCGCGGCAGGTGGCGAAAGGGATCGGCGCGGCGCACCAGGGTGAACCACGCATCCACCGAAAGGGTATCCATCGCCACGGCGGCCACCGTCTGCTGCGCCAGCACGTCGAGCGGATTCTGAGGCGGCGTAACCGGCTCCAGCTCGCCGCTTAGCATGCACTGCACAATCACGGCGGCATCGAGCAGATCGCGCCGGGTGCGCGGAAAGACGATGCCGCTGGAGACGCCGCCCACCTGATGGCTGGCGCGGCCGACGCGCTGCAGGGCGCTGGCGACCGAGGGCGGCGCGCCGACCTGGATCACCAGATCGACCGTTCCCATATCGATGCCCAGCTCCAGGCTGGAGGTGGCGACGACGCAGCGCAGTTCGCCCGCCTTAAGGGCGTCTTCGATTTCACGTCGCTGCTCTTTTGAGACCGAGCCGTGATGCGAGCGGGCGATGGCGGCCGTTGCGCCGTCGCTGCGTTTCTCCGTGCCACCGTTAAAAGAGTCCCAGGCGTGAGCGGGCTGCGCCAGCGCGTCTTCAGTGCCAACGCGGGCGGCGTAGCGTTCGTTAAGCCGCGCCGTCAGCTTCTCCGCCAGCCCGCGAGAATTGGCAAAGACGATGGTGGCCCGGCGCGCCAGTACCAGCTCAAGAATGCGCTGTTCGATATGGGGCCAGAGCGAGCCTGCCGCGCTGCCGGCGTCGGGCGCACCGCTGGCGTCCGTGCCGCCAGGGATATCGGTCATATCCTCCACCGGCACGGCGATGCGCATCTCCAGCGCGCGCGAGGCGGGCGGGTTAACGATTAGGGTCTCCTGCGTGCCGCCGAGAAACTGCGCGACGCGCTCGACTGGCCGTACCGTAGCCGAGAGGCCGATGCGCTGTGCCGGCTGCGGCAGCAGCGCATCCAGCCGCTCCAGGCTCAGCGCCAGCTGGGCGCCGCG
Above is a genomic segment from Pantoea agglomerans containing:
- a CDS encoding ATP-dependent helicase, which translates into the protein MSAKAAALSRFSPATQRWFQLTFAAPTPVQSAAWDAIASGNPALVIAPTGSGKTLAAFLHAIDALFREREAQEIPDKATRTRILYISPVKALAADVQRNLQLPLEGVYQQRQARGEKAITLTVGMRSGDTPGNERARLQRTPPDILITTPESLFLMLTSRAREALRGVTTLILDEVHAVAGSKRGAQLALSLERLDALLPQPAQRIGLSATVRPVERVAQFLGGTQETLIVNPPASRALEMRIAVPVEDMTDIPGGTDASGAPDAGSAAGSLWPHIEQRILELVLARRATIVFANSRGLAEKLTARLNERYAARVGTEDALAQPAHAWDSFNGGTEKRSDGATAAIARSHHGSVSKEQRREIEDALKAGELRCVVATSSLELGIDMGTVDLVIQVGAPPSVASALQRVGRASHQVGGVSSGIVFPRTRRDLLDAAVIVQCMLSGELEPVTPPQNPLDVLAQQTVAAVAMDTLSVDAWFTLVRRADPFRHLPRSLFDATLDMLAGKYPSDEFAQFRPRLIWDREANLLSPRPGAQHLAVTSGGTIPDRGAFSVMLPEGEEQAGSRRVGELDEEMVYESRINDIITLGATSWRIQQITHDQVVVVPAPGRSARLPFWRGDGLGRSALLGESIGRFLRTLEAEQTAGEVRQIAGLDASAQHNLQALVAEQREATGLLPTDTTLLIERCRDETGDWRVILHSPWGQRVHAPWALAVAERIRRRMGLDPAIVASDDGIVARFPDMEGRVPGAELFQFDADALQRVVAEAIGHSALFAARFRECAARALLLPRRNPGKRSPLWQQRLRAGELLAVARDYADFPVLIETARECLQDVYDLPALHQLMTRIQNGSVQFAEVTTEAPSPFAAPLLFGYVAEFIYATDAPLAERRASLLALDSGLLSELLGQVDMRELLDAGVTAQVAQELQRLAARYKASDKEGVADLLRELGPLSAAALTARVEGDGSGRAIAELTEAHRAIGVTIAGEPRWAAIEDAARLRDALGVTLPPDIPAVFLQPVADPLRDLIGRYARTHTPFTTGELARHFGLGPAVVSDTLERMRAQGKLLKGDFGLHVEQEAAGWGDQWVAEEVFKRLRIRSLQAAREATRPVPPEAWVSLLLERQGLTGETPQSPVAQGSYEGVNGVARVVEQLAGLALPASVWQSQILPPRVRDYQPAMLDELLSAGEVIWVGERSLGHNDGLVSLHLREFAAETLLPLPQSNDALRLTPLHEAILARLDEGGAWFAHQIAAAVAVGQPVDEAQIQSALWELAWAGYVTSDTWAALRQLTGMANSARAKPTRSLRTRRGRISLPLGRPATPALPGRWSRLSRAAAPPAQLALAIAENMLDRWGVVTRGAAMAEQVPGGFPALQPVMRGLEDAGRVLRGRFVAGLGGAQFAENATIERLRIIAERSAREPLAVAISAVDPASPFGVTLRWPAHSAATRPVRRSGALVVICHGQLALYLAQGGKELLSYGEPGWHAAAVAALAVALRRERASGFTLEVIDGKPAGQSPLIDALRRAGFSREPKGYGWYG
- the fucO gene encoding lactaldehyde reductase, which translates into the protein MTQRMILNETAFFGAGAIRNLPDEVRRRGLAKALIVSDKALVAAGAVKRVTDLMDAHQLHWALYDEVVPNPTIAVVQRGVEIFKRAEADYLIAIGGGSPQDTSKAIGIIINNPEFADVRSLEGFAPTRNPCVTLIAIPTTAGTAAEVTINYVITDEEKRRKFVCIDPHDIPRVAIVDAEMMASMPPSLKAATGIDALTHAIEGYVTRGAWKLTDMLHLDAIEIISQSLRDAVEGDMQALEQMALGQYVAGMGFSNVGLGLVHGMAHPLGAFYNVPHGVANAILLPRVMAWNADYTGEKYRAIARAMGVKTDTLSLAEARQAAVEAVKQLCRDVGIPASLRDVGLNPDDIPALAQAALDDVCTGGNPREATLEDIKALYRQG
- a CDS encoding SDR family oxidoreductase — translated: MSKRALIAGISGVIGTATAERLLADGWEVYGLSRGRTPVPEGCHALTADLTSPESVKEALKDLQPDALFFSVWARQETEKENIRVNGGMVRNVIEALGERLNGSHVALVTGLKHYLGPFDAYGKGAVPMTPFREEQGRQPVDNFYYAQEDELFAGAEKYGYRWSVHRPHTIIGFALGNAMNMGQTLAVYASLCKFHNLPFIFPGSAAQWHGVTDMSSASLVAEQLEWATSAPGAQNEDFNTVNGDVFRWKWMWGEIASYFGIEAQPMPDETQPLETRMDDAEAQWKAVAQHYQLREADINRLVSWWHTDADLGRPMEVFTDMSKSRKAGFIGYHSTRDDLFALFDRLKQEKLIPA
- a CDS encoding GhoT/OrtT family toxin, translating into MSLYQHMLVFYAVMASIATLITFFIAKDKLSIRALSAFLVGATWPMSFPVALMFALF
- a CDS encoding NADP-dependent oxidoreductase; the encoded protein is MAKPQNHGWKLASRPHGKPVQENFEFGEIPLPPLEEGDLLLRTIYLSLDPYMRGRMSDAKSYAEPVKLGDVMVGGTVSRVVESRHADFQAGDWVLSGGGWQAYSVAPASEVRKLGNDLANPSWALGVLGMPGFTAYMGLLDIGEPQPGETLVVAAATGPVGATVGQIGKKKGCRVVGIAGGEEKCRHAVEVLGFDLCLDHHQDDLAAQLEQACPDGIDIYYENVGGKVFDAVLPLLNTKARIPVCGLVSGYSATDLPDGPDRLSLLMGDILKKRLRVQGFIIFDDYGHRYGEFLEAMEPWVEKGEIRYREHIIDGLQNAPAAFFDMLEGKNFGKTVVRVAQDEE
- a CDS encoding 5' nucleotidase, NT5C type, which produces MKRIAIEMDEVIIDLNHKLSPDAASPEAQTGPLDAAKPQQSRPALFQEIEELIGEESFYVGLPPLPDAQRVIERLSQEYEIFITTAAVEFPRSLAAKLEWLKANFPFISPMNIICCSSKGILNADYLIDTRPQNLAQFTGEGVLFSTAQNQQETGYARVDSWRDIEQRFL